TTGCCATTTGTGGCGACATGGGACTAGGCAATGACAAGCCATTGCCAAAAACTCATGACGCTCTCATGTACGAAGTTCTTCAGGGATATGTAGAAAAATTTGGACCAGGCTTATTAGAAGACGGGCTAAGCCTTGCAAGTGGAGTTC
The DNA window shown above is from Dehalococcoidia bacterium and carries:
- a CDS encoding transcription termination factor Rho → MNIAELQQKTTEELIAICGDMGLGNDKPLPKTHDALMYEVLQGYVEKFGPGLLEDGLSLASGVLEILPDGYGFLRHNGRRPDQNDAYVSQSQIRRFNL